From Streptomyces sp. NBC_01460, a single genomic window includes:
- a CDS encoding S66 peptidase family protein: MTLEPLARPARLRPGARVAVVSPSGPVPADRMERGLDLLRGWDLDPVVAPHALDTHPELGHLAGRDEHRAQDLQEAWCDPSVDAVLCARGGYGAHRMVDLLDWAAIRAAGPKAFVGYSDITVLHEAFALRAGFSTLHGPMIGTEVFLKDEATQQALRSTLFEPESVRTLGLDAAAALVPGTARGITYGGCVSLLAADAGTPWARTSARGGLLVIEDTGEEPYRLDGILTRLLRIGALDGIAGVVCGSWEACGPYEGVRGVLADRLGGLGIPVVEELGFGHGPTALTVPLGVPAVLDAPADGGRCTLTVRVPALV; the protein is encoded by the coding sequence GTGACCCTGGAGCCCCTCGCCCGCCCGGCCCGGCTGCGGCCCGGGGCCAGGGTCGCGGTCGTCTCGCCCAGCGGTCCCGTGCCCGCCGACCGGATGGAGCGCGGTCTCGACCTGCTGCGCGGGTGGGACCTCGACCCCGTCGTGGCCCCCCATGCCCTCGACACGCACCCTGAGCTCGGTCATCTTGCCGGGAGGGACGAGCACCGCGCCCAGGACCTCCAGGAGGCCTGGTGCGACCCGTCCGTGGACGCCGTGCTGTGCGCCCGCGGGGGGTACGGCGCCCACCGCATGGTCGACCTCCTGGACTGGGCCGCGATCCGCGCGGCCGGGCCCAAGGCGTTCGTCGGGTACAGCGACATCACCGTGCTGCACGAGGCGTTCGCGCTGCGGGCCGGGTTCTCTACCCTGCACGGTCCGATGATCGGGACCGAGGTCTTCCTCAAGGACGAGGCCACGCAGCAGGCCCTGCGTTCCACCCTGTTCGAGCCCGAGTCGGTGCGGACGCTCGGTCTGGACGCGGCGGCCGCGCTGGTCCCCGGCACCGCCCGGGGGATCACCTACGGCGGCTGTGTGAGCCTCCTCGCGGCCGACGCCGGCACCCCGTGGGCCCGGACCTCCGCCCGGGGCGGGCTGCTGGTGATCGAGGACACCGGGGAGGAGCCGTACCGGCTGGACGGGATCCTCACCCGGCTGCTGCGCATCGGCGCCCTCGACGGGATAGCCGGGGTGGTGTGCGGCTCGTGGGAGGCCTGCGGGCCCTACGAGGGGGTGCGGGGCGTGCTCGCCGACCGCCTCGGCGGTCTCGGGATCCCGGTGGTCGAGGAGCTGGGCTTCGGCCACGGCCCCACGGCGCTGACCGTCCCGCTCGGCGTGCCCGCGGTGCTGGACGCGCCTGCCGACGGCGGCCGGTGCACCCTCACCGTCCGCGTGCCCGCGCTTGTCTGA